The nucleotide sequence TCGCCTTCGCGCAGGGCGCGGGACCCTCTGACGAATCCTGGGCGGTGATGTTGCGCGATCTTCCGCCCACCAGCGACCCGGCGCTTGGCGGATTGCTGGAGCGACGGCCCATCGCGACGCCGATCATGTTTGCGCTGTCAAAGGTCGTTCGCGTGGCGCTCGGCCGGGTGCGCGTGTCCGGACTCGACCAGCTGCCGAAAGACGGCGCCTTCATCATCAGCCCGAATCACCAAAGCTATCTCGACCCGCTCTTCGTGGTCGGCGTGTTGCCGTACCGCGTCTGGCGCAACCTGTTCTACGTCGGCGCGGTCGAGTACTTCGAGAGCCCGTTCACGCGCTGGGTGGCGCGGACCATCAACCTGGTGCCGGTCGATGCCGACTCGAACCTGGTGCCGGCGATGAAGGCCGGCGCGTTCGGCCTGGCGCACGGCAAGACCCTGGTGCTGTTTCCGGAAGGCGAGCGGTCGATCGACGGCACCGTGAAGCGGTTCAAGAAAGGGTCGCCGATCCTGGCGCAGCACCTCGGTGTGCCGATCGTGCCGGTGGCGATCAAGGGGATCTACGAACTGTGGCCGCGCAACCGGCCATTGAACTGGAAGCTCCTGCTGCCGTGGAGCGGCCACCGCGTCACCGTCGCGTTCGGCGAGCCGATGACGTTCGCGGAAGGGGAGAACTACGGCGAGGGCGCCATGCGACTCCGCGAGCGCGTCGCCGGGATGTGGAACCGGGAGTCCTGATCGGGTCGCGCCTCGCTACGTCGACCGCTGATGCGCTTCGGCGGCGCCCCCGAATCGAGTGCAGAAGGCCGCGAGGCCCGTCGAGTTCGGATTGATGAACTCCACGCCGGCCCGGTACTGGACGGTTCCGCCGGCCGGCACCGCGATCGACCACGCGACGGTCCCCTGGCACCGCATCTCGCCGCCCTCATCCGGCAACACCACGCGCACGACCTGAGAGGGGCGGAGGCGCGTCGATACCTGCACCTGCGCACCCGTCACCGACAGGTCGACGAGATGCCCCGACTCGCCGTTGACGACAACGGCGCGGCGGTTCATCGGGTAGCGCGCGGCCTGGCGCGTGCCGGCGCGATCGAGCGGGCGTGACGTCTCGAGCAGGGCGTCTTCTCCGGACAGCGTCGTCTGCGCCAGCATCAACGGCGCCCGGTCCTCGTCTTCGATCAGGACGCGAACCGCAGTGCCGATCCCGGGTTTGGACTTGAGCCCGGCGACGAGCGAGGCGCCGCGCGACGAGGCGGCGAACGTCTGGTGGATGACCAGGATCTCCGGGGGGTGGGTCTCGATCGCGGCCAGCACATGGAGTGAATCGGCGTCCGAATACACGGCCACGCGCGACGTGCTCCCCAGGCGCGCTCGCACGAGCGTCAGGTGCTCGGACCTGACAATGATGGCGGCAGTTGGAAAGTCCATGGGACGGAATCGCGGCACATCCGCCGCCAACGTGGCGTGGTAGTTACAGCATAGACGAGTTCCGTCCCAAGACGAAGATCCAGTGGGCGGCGAAATCATCTTTCTGGACTGATGTCCCGATCGCGCACGCCGATCAGATAGAGAATCCCGTCGAGCCCCAGCGACGAGATCGACTGCCCGGCGCTCGAGCGCACGAGCGGCTTGGCGCGGAACGCAATCCCCAGGCCGGCGAGCCTGAGCATCGGCAGATCGTTGGCGCCGTCGCCGACGGCGATGCATTGCTCGAGACTCAGGCCCTCGCTCGCCGCAATCACCTGCAGCATCTCCGCCTTGCGGGCGCCGTCAACAATGGGCGGCACGACGTTGCCGGTGACGACCCCGTCGCGAAGTTCGAGCGTGTTGGCGTGCAGGTGGTCGATGCCGAGGCGCTTCTGCAGCACGCTCCCGAAGAACGTGAAGCCGCCGGACAGGATGGCGGTCTTGTAGCCCAGCCGGCGCAGCGTGCTCACCAGGCGTTCCGCGCCATCGGTCAGCGGAATGCGCTCGATCACC is from Vicinamibacterales bacterium and encodes:
- a CDS encoding PilZ domain-containing protein, yielding MDFPTAAIIVRSEHLTLVRARLGSTSRVAVYSDADSLHVLAAIETHPPEILVIHQTFAASSRGASLVAGLKSKPGIGTAVRVLIEDEDRAPLMLAQTTLSGEDALLETSRPLDRAGTRQAARYPMNRRAVVVNGESGHLVDLSVTGAQVQVSTRLRPSQVVRVVLPDEGGEMRCQGTVAWSIAVPAGGTVQYRAGVEFINPNSTGLAAFCTRFGGAAEAHQRST